The genomic window CCCCCTGCGCGGGTGGTTGTATCGCTGGATAGGGGGTCGGGGCGGCTGGTGCGGGCTGCGCGGCGTCTGGTCCCTGTCCATCGCCCGGCGTCCCGTCCTGACCGTCTGGTGGCGGATCCTGCGGCGGTGCCGCGGGACCCGGAGCCGGATCACCCACCCAAGACGGAACCATGGGTCTACCCCCTCCGAAGCTTCCCGACGTGCCCATCAGCGTTCACCTCGCTTGCGGCCCATGCTTGCGGCGGCCTTCGCCGCAGCGCTCAGGGCAGGGTTGTCGCTCTGTTCAGCCCAATCGGACTTAAGAGCGTCGTACGCGGTCTTTGCCTACGCCTCTGTGATCGCACCCGCCCAGCCCGTCATGACCCAGGTCCCGATCTTGGTCACCGGTAGGTCCCTGAAGAAGCCGACAAGCGACGCCTGCAGGAACGGATGGTGCTGGCAGATGGCGGCCAGGCCGTGCATTCCGTCCGGCTCTTCGACAAGGTCTTCGGCGTCGGCAACCTTGGCCCGCAATGCGTCGAAGAGTTGCTCGGCCTCGACAGGGGTCAGTCTCTTGATCTCTGTCGTGATCTGTTTGACTTGTAACGGCGGGCCCATGAGCTTGCCGAGCATCTCGTCGAGTTCGCCGAGTGGCGTTTGCGACCCGTATCCACCACGCCGGTCGCGGCTGACGAACACATAGGGACGCAGGTCGACTTCGGCGAGCGCCGGAGGAATGCCTGCCCACCGCTTAGCCCATTCGATGTTTGGCCAGTCGGGAAGTTGGACGGTCTCCTTGGCCTTGGGCGCTTTCTTCGCCGGTGCCGCAGTCCCGTTGACTTTGACCGGGACGGCCTCTGCGCCGTCCGATGCCGCGTGCGCCTCCAAGGCGATCAACTCGTCTGAGAAACCGGTGTCCGCCGCGCCCCTCGCGAGTGCGTCGAAGACTTCTGGAGCGAATCTCTCTGCAAGCATCACCTTGGCGAGGACGCTCATATTCAACTCATCGGCAAATCCCCGTTCCTCGGCGATTGCCAGTCTGAGCGCCATCGTGTTGATGAACCGTTTGACTTGTCGAGGGTTGCCACGTGAGCCGTCCGTCAGGATCGGGGCGATCCTGTAGGCAATGTCGAGGCCCCGTTCGACGGCGTCCGGGATCGTTTCAAAGGCGGCTTTCAAGCTGGCGCGGTCCAGCCCGGGGCCCGTCCAGGGTTTTTGGAGTGCGGCACGCGCTATCGGAACCAATTTTTTGAAGGTGTCGGACTCATCGCCACATTCGTTCAATACGAGCAGCAACGCCACATAGATACGGGTCTCGGCATAGCCAAGCGACGGGAGGCGGAACGGAACCTGAATGAGCTTTTCAAGATAGTTTCGTGCGTAGGTCGCTGGCCCCGTGGCGGTCGGTAAGTCGGGAAAGTGCTGCCGGACACAGTACTCGATCATACCCTCGTCCGCGGCAATGACGAACGCTGCCCGTGGGACGAACAGGAAGAGACGGATGGCCTCTAAGGTTCCGATCGCCGTCTCCGGTAAACATCGACCCAAGTCGTCGACCAGCACGACGAGTCTGTCGATATCAGCCACCTCGAGTAATGTTTCGAACTCTTGGCGAAACTCATGCATCTGTTGCGGTGTGCTCTCGACCTCGGCGTCTTTGAGATATGCACCGGCGCTGTCGACGACGCTTTTCAAGCTGTCCGCCGATATCGCATCGGCTCCGGTTTTGACGACCGATGTCGCAGCCGCGTAGAGATCTGACAGCGTATCCGGGTGGGGTACGCCGGTCGCAACGGTCATGCCGTAAGCACCAGCCTTGCGCGCCATCTTCATCCAGTTGATGCGGCGAAACAGCTTCTTACCCTGGTCGATAACCTTCTGCGAGCCCGAACGTCTCTTCATCAACTCCTCGACGATCGTCTCGATTAGCACCGTCTTCGCGTCGTCAAACCCTTGGAACAGCCATCCGTTGAAACGTATGCACAGGACGCGTTCGTCGTCCTTGAACGATTCTTCGACCATCATTAGGATACTGGATTTGCCAGCCCCCCAGTCACCGTGGACGCCGACGCTGAGCGGTTCGTCCGACTTTTCAGACACGACGCGCACGACCGTCTTCGCTACCGCTTCGTAATAGAGCAGGTCGACTGCTGTCTCATTGTCGGCGACGATCATGGCAAGCCCCGGTCTGTAGTTTATGTATTTGTTTTTTTACATACCATAGGTTATCTAATATCGACAAGATCAAACCGAGTTACAGTTTACAAAAGGCGTAATTGACCAACCATGAGTACGCAACGAGGTCAAAAATTAAACTCGCTCCAACACCTGCTTCCCGAAGGATTGGTGGTTAGCGCCGCTTGGCTGGAGGACAGGGGCTACTCCAGTGCCTTACGCGGAAAGTATGTCGCGAACGGGTGGCTGAAACAGCCCGCGCGCGGAATTTACACGCGACCGGGCGCTGAGACGAGATGGCAACACCTGGTCATATCCATGCAATCGTTGATGCGTCAGCCCGTCGCGGTCGGCGGCCTGTCCGCCCTCGAATTACAGGGGTACGGCCACTATGTCCGGTTGGGCAAGGGGCAGCGCGTCTATCTCTATACCGAAACCCGCCTTGCCAAATGGGTACGCGAGGTCGATCCGTCGCTTCACTTCGAGCAACGAAATGCCAGGAGGTTGTTTAAAGAGGCCGACATCGAGCACGCGGTCACGGATCTTCCCGATCTCACGGTCCCTGCTGACCACACTGAAACGTCGCAGATATCGGGTGGGCTGAGACGATTTGCGTGGGGTGACCGCGAATGGCCAATGATCGTCTCAAGCCCCGAGAGAGCGACTCTCGAATTTCTAGATGAGATCCCAAACAGACAATCCTTTGAACACGCGGCTGACCTGTTCACCGGTCTTGCGAACCTAAGTCCGCGGCGACTGCAAAAACTCCTCGAACGATGCGACAGCGTGAAGGTCACGCGTCTCTTCCTCTGGTTCGCAGAAAGACACGGACACGCGTGGCTGAAGCATTTGGACGTCGCAGCCATCGATATCGGGAGTGGGAAGAGGGTTATCGCAAAGTCCGGGCGACTAGATCCGAAATATCAGATTACAGTACCGGAGAATTTGGATGGCCATTGACGAGCGCTATCGCCAACAGGTCGAACTGTTGGTGCGAACTCTCCCGTCCGTAGCGGCCGAGAGTGTGTTCGCACTGAAGGGCGGTACTGCGATCAATCTGTTTGTGCGCGACCTACCACGACTGTCAGTCGATATCGACTTGACGTACCTGCCGGTCAAACCGCGTAATGAGTCATTGTCGGACATTGACGAAACGCTGCAGCGGATCGGCAAATCCATCTCTGAAACCCTGTCGGACGCAAAAGTCTTCCCGAGCAGACTGGACAAGGAGGGGACGCTAAACCGCTTGATCGTGAGATCGCCAGAGGCGCAGATCAAGATCGAGGTGACGCCGGTTACGCGTGGATGTGTTTTTGAGCCGACGGTCATGCCAGTTTCTGAGAAAGTTGAAGAGCAGTTCAGTTTCGCCGAGACCTTGGTCGTATCATTCGATGACCTATACGCAGGCAAACTCGTCGCCGCGCTCGACAGGCAGCACCCGCGGGATCTTTTCGATGTACGAGACCTGTTGGCAAACGAGGGCGTAAGCGACACGCTACGGCAAGCCTTCCTCGTCTACATCGTGAGCCACAATCGCCCCGCCGCCGAGGTGTTGGCACCCAGGCGCAAGGATATAGAGCAGGAATTTCAGAACAATTTCGTGGGAATGACAACCACCCCAGTACGGATCGAAGACCTGATAGCTGCACGCGAACAGATGATCGAAACCGTCGTAGGTCAGATGCCTCAGGGACATCGGGAATTCCTGGTCGGGGTCGAACGGGGGGATGTGCGATGGCAGCTTGCCGACCTTCAGGAGGTTGCCGAACTGCCTGCGATCCGATGGAAACTGTCAAATCTCGAAAAGGTTCCCTCAAACCGTCGCGAAACGTTCGCCGCCAACCTTGCCGCCATTTGGGACTAGGACTCCGATTAAGAGATCAAAGGTGAAACAAGAAATCACACCGCATCTGTACAATTCAACAAAACTAACCACGATAGCTGGAAAAGTAGCCGGAGAAATGCTTCGTGTTGCTATGGCGTCAAAAATAAAATGTCTCAAAAAGGCGAATGCTCTCTGTAGACATTTCCTATCCGCAAGCTCATTGCATGCTGACTAACTTTAAATTTCGCTGCCAGTCGCCCGACTGATCGATCGCTATCAACGGCTTCGACGGCATTGGCTTCGTGCAGAAATTGCTTCGGCATGAGGAGGCTAGCTGCAAAAAAGTTCGCCTCGATCTCTTCAACATCAACCGCAAGCGAGGACTCTTTCGAACGGAAGTTCACACGATAATTGTGATCCACGTGGCTAGACATGCCTTCGTGAAGAAGAAAATGGCCAAACTCATGAGCAATGGTGAAGCGTTGCCGGGTGCGGCTCTGTTTTCCATTAACCCCGATAGTTACTGAGGTGCCGTCCCGGACGATCAGACCTGATACATCCTCCAAGTCTCCCTTTCTCAGATGGATCCCGTAGCTGGCTACGATACTTTCGACCGGAACTGGAGCCTTTTCGATTTGATGTTTTTCCAGCAGGTTGACTACTAATTTCTCGATCTTGGAGTATCGTGCACGTCGCGGAGCATTCATGCCTTAGGCGCCTTGATAGGTTTTGTAAGTTTCATAAGAAGTGACTCCATAGCTGGATCTTGCTCTTCGGCGGATTCTGGTGCCTGGAGATCGCCGATCTCTTCAAGCAATTCAACGGGTTTAACGCGCAACGCGTTAGCAAGTTCAACAAATTGATGCATCATGATATTCTGCCCACCAGCTTCGATATTGGTGATGGTGGTTCGAGCCATATTGACGCGACTGCCCAAGGCTGACTGAGAAAGACCAAGTTGTTCCCGGTGCTTTCTAACGGCCATACCGAGTGCCGGGTACAGTGTCTCGTTCAAACCTTCCTCCCTGAGTTCGACCGATCATCGCCCCAAATACATAACAAATCGTGGAAGCAATGTCAACGAGGATGACATTGACACTACCTGACAGAATCGTTAATACGGTCGTCATCGTTGACATCTAATAATGTTGGTAGCCATGATTGACACCGCAAAACCTCGCCCATATCGCGTCCTCAGCTTGGACGGTGGTGGCATGCGCGGCATTTACACCGCAGCGTTCTTGGAACGACTGTGCGGGCAACATGCGAAGCGCAACGGCGGCAAACAGCTGGATATCGGACTAGGATTTGATCTCATTGTGGGAACAAGCACTGGCGCAATCGTTGGCTGCGCTGCTGCAGTTGGTTGCCCAATGTCAGAGGTCGTTTCGCTATACCGCGACAAGGGTTCTGAGATTTTTCCATATCGGCTGAAAGGTAAGGCAAGCGCAATTTATCGTGCTCTGCGTGGCCGCAGATTTGTGCGCAGCGGCGATCTCGCCCTGCGCGAAGCTCTGACGAAGGTACTCGGGGACACATCATTGGCAGAAGTATATCGCAAACGCGAAATCTCCATGAGTGTTCCGACGGTCCTCATGTCCGAACATCGCGCATGGGTGTTCAAGAAGACTGCCGCCAGCGGTGTTCGCGATGACGACTACTCACTTGTTGACATCTGTATGGCAACGAGTGCTGCGCCGATTTATCGCTCACTTGCGGCGATTGATCCGCCCGGAATGAAGGGGGGGCCAAAACAGGTCTTCGCCGATGGTGGTCTTTGGGCAAACAATCCAATCATGGTGGCCCTGACAGACGCTCTCGCAGCAGCTGATGAAGATCAACCGATCGAAATCTTCGCACTTGGCACCTGCCCTCGTCCCGAGGGTGAACACATTACCGGAGACGGAGTGCACCGCTCTCTGCTGGAATGGTGGATGGGCGCCCAAGTGGCTCCATTGGCAATCAGCGCCCAGGAATTCGCCTATGACAACATGGCGCGGTTGCTCGCAGGGCAGCTGAGCAAAACTGGTAGATCAATCAACACAATCCGCTTTCCAAGAAATGACGTGCCTGCGAGCATGATGCCTTTTCTTGCACTGGACGACACACGTGATGCTGCCACGGAAAGATTGATCGCTCAGGCGCATACAGACGCCGATGTGACGCGGAGCGCCTGCGATGATCCACAGGATCAGGCTGGGAGCCGCATTCAGGCACTTTTGAACGCGATGCCAGAATTCGACCCACAGAAGGCGATTTTCAGCATCGAAACTGACGAAAACTCAAAAAACGAACAACGAGCAGAGAGGTGAGAGACATGTTTGACTGTAGTGCGGATGTATGCGCGTTTCACAATCAGGAAGTCACACTTCCTGGAAGCGAGAGGCAGAAAATGCGAAGTCGTAGAGACACCAATCGTAATCGGCTTGATCGCAACTTGGACACCAACGATCTACCAAAGGCGATAGAGCACGTCTCGCAAGGCAGCTATGAGATGAAGACGATGCTGCAGGATCAGAACAATGACTATGACATCGATGACGGCGTCTACTTTGACAAAGAAGACCTCGTAGGAGATCGTGGAGCCTACATGACGTCCTTGCAAGCCCGGCAGATGGTTCGTGATGCGATGGACGATGGCTGCTTCAAGACACCGCCAGAAGTGCGCAGTAACTGCGTAAGGATATACTACAGCGCCGGATACTACGTAGATAAACCGGTTTACCGCCGCGTCGAGGAAGACGGCGCAATCTGGTTCGAGCTTGCATCAAGTTCAGGATGGAAGCGCTCGGATGCTAGGGACGTCTCAAGCTGGTATGAAGAAGAGCGCAACGCCTCAAGCGACCCCATTCAATTCCGTCGCATCAACCGCCATCTCAAAAAACATGCCAAGAGCCGCAACAGCTGGAAATCACGTAGCCTAAGTGGGTTTGGGATCTCGACCTTGCTGTCCGAGCAACATCATTTGAACAGCGACAGGGAAGACGAAGCGCTTTATTACACCATGGTGGCGATCCGAAATCGCCTGACCTACAACACCGTCATTGACCATCCGGTCACACCGAACGACACGATTACCTCTGGCAGTCCCGATGCCAAGGCTGCCTTCTTTCGCGACAAGCTCAGCGAAGCTATCGACCATTTGGCACCGCTGTTTGAGTACGGATGCGATCGCGAAACCGCGCTGAAATGTTGGGACAAGGTGTTCAACACCACCTTCTTCATTGAGCGGTGTGAATCTGACAACGAATCCAACTCAGCCCTCGCGGCACCCGCCATTTCATCTGGCGCACTATTGGGATCAGCGGCCCAGGCGG from Rhodophyticola sp. CCM32 includes these protein-coding regions:
- the qatA gene encoding Qat anti-phage system ATPase QatA, which produces MIVADNETAVDLLYYEAVAKTVVRVVSEKSDEPLSVGVHGDWGAGKSSILMMVEESFKDDERVLCIRFNGWLFQGFDDAKTVLIETIVEELMKRRSGSQKVIDQGKKLFRRINWMKMARKAGAYGMTVATGVPHPDTLSDLYAAATSVVKTGADAISADSLKSVVDSAGAYLKDAEVESTPQQMHEFRQEFETLLEVADIDRLVVLVDDLGRCLPETAIGTLEAIRLFLFVPRAAFVIAADEGMIEYCVRQHFPDLPTATGPATYARNYLEKLIQVPFRLPSLGYAETRIYVALLLVLNECGDESDTFKKLVPIARAALQKPWTGPGLDRASLKAAFETIPDAVERGLDIAYRIAPILTDGSRGNPRQVKRFINTMALRLAIAEERGFADELNMSVLAKVMLAERFAPEVFDALARGAADTGFSDELIALEAHAASDGAEAVPVKVNGTAAPAKKAPKAKETVQLPDWPNIEWAKRWAGIPPALAEVDLRPYVFVSRDRRGGYGSQTPLGELDEMLGKLMGPPLQVKQITTEIKRLTPVEAEQLFDALRAKVADAEDLVEEPDGMHGLAAICQHHPFLQASLVGFFRDLPVTKIGTWVMTGWAGAITEA
- a CDS encoding type IV toxin-antitoxin system AbiEi family antitoxin; translated protein: MSTQRGQKLNSLQHLLPEGLVVSAAWLEDRGYSSALRGKYVANGWLKQPARGIYTRPGAETRWQHLVISMQSLMRQPVAVGGLSALELQGYGHYVRLGKGQRVYLYTETRLAKWVREVDPSLHFEQRNARRLFKEADIEHAVTDLPDLTVPADHTETSQISGGLRRFAWGDREWPMIVSSPERATLEFLDEIPNRQSFEHAADLFTGLANLSPRRLQKLLERCDSVKVTRLFLWFAERHGHAWLKHLDVAAIDIGSGKRVIAKSGRLDPKYQITVPENLDGH
- a CDS encoding nucleotidyl transferase AbiEii/AbiGii toxin family protein, which gives rise to MAIDERYRQQVELLVRTLPSVAAESVFALKGGTAINLFVRDLPRLSVDIDLTYLPVKPRNESLSDIDETLQRIGKSISETLSDAKVFPSRLDKEGTLNRLIVRSPEAQIKIEVTPVTRGCVFEPTVMPVSEKVEEQFSFAETLVVSFDDLYAGKLVAALDRQHPRDLFDVRDLLANEGVSDTLRQAFLVYIVSHNRPAAEVLAPRRKDIEQEFQNNFVGMTTTPVRIEDLIAAREQMIETVVGQMPQGHREFLVGVERGDVRWQLADLQEVAELPAIRWKLSNLEKVPSNRRETFAANLAAIWD
- a CDS encoding ImmA/IrrE family metallo-endopeptidase is translated as MNAPRRARYSKIEKLVVNLLEKHQIEKAPVPVESIVASYGIHLRKGDLEDVSGLIVRDGTSVTIGVNGKQSRTRQRFTIAHEFGHFLLHEGMSSHVDHNYRVNFRSKESSLAVDVEEIEANFFAASLLMPKQFLHEANAVEAVDSDRSVGRLAAKFKVSQHAMSLRIGNVYREHSPF
- a CDS encoding helix-turn-helix domain-containing protein → MNETLYPALGMAVRKHREQLGLSQSALGSRVNMARTTITNIEAGGQNIMMHQFVELANALRVKPVELLEEIGDLQAPESAEEQDPAMESLLMKLTKPIKAPKA
- a CDS encoding patatin-like phospholipase family protein, whose translation is MIDTAKPRPYRVLSLDGGGMRGIYTAAFLERLCGQHAKRNGGKQLDIGLGFDLIVGTSTGAIVGCAAAVGCPMSEVVSLYRDKGSEIFPYRLKGKASAIYRALRGRRFVRSGDLALREALTKVLGDTSLAEVYRKREISMSVPTVLMSEHRAWVFKKTAASGVRDDDYSLVDICMATSAAPIYRSLAAIDPPGMKGGPKQVFADGGLWANNPIMVALTDALAAADEDQPIEIFALGTCPRPEGEHITGDGVHRSLLEWWMGAQVAPLAISAQEFAYDNMARLLAGQLSKTGRSINTIRFPRNDVPASMMPFLALDDTRDAATERLIAQAHTDADVTRSACDDPQDQAGSRIQALLNAMPEFDPQKAIFSIETDENSKNEQRAER
- a CDS encoding cyclic GMP-AMP synthase DncV-like nucleotidyltransferase — protein: MDTNDLPKAIEHVSQGSYEMKTMLQDQNNDYDIDDGVYFDKEDLVGDRGAYMTSLQARQMVRDAMDDGCFKTPPEVRSNCVRIYYSAGYYVDKPVYRRVEEDGAIWFELASSSGWKRSDARDVSSWYEEERNASSDPIQFRRINRHLKKHAKSRNSWKSRSLSGFGISTLLSEQHHLNSDREDEALYYTMVAIRNRLTYNTVIDHPVTPNDTITSGSPDAKAAFFRDKLSEAIDHLAPLFEYGCDRETALKCWDKVFNTTFFIERCESDNESNSALAAPAISSGALLGSAAQAAGAVNDAGGGRHA